From Camelus dromedarius isolate mCamDro1 chromosome 12, mCamDro1.pat, whole genome shotgun sequence, the proteins below share one genomic window:
- the LOC105098036 gene encoding LOW QUALITY PROTEIN: olfactory receptor 52J3-like (The sequence of the model RefSeq protein was modified relative to this genomic sequence to represent the inferred CDS: substituted 1 base at 1 genomic stop codon) yields MLHINTSTFHPDTFFLTGIPGLEDAHVWISLPFCFIYLMALLGNATILLIIWSDCTLRDHMFYFLAILSAIDLALSTSAVPRMLGIFWFNAHEIGFGACVAQMFLIHTFTGMESAVLLAMAFDRHVAICAPLHYTTILIPXVLAGTGVGIIMCPVLLMLPILYLTYRLPFCEARIIAHSYCEHMGIAKLACTSIRINDIYGLLVASFLILDVALVGISYAYILCVVFHLPSRDARHKALNTCGSHVGVMCVFYTPSLFSFLTHRFGQKIPHYVHILIANLYVVIPPALNPIIYGVRTKQSREHVVRIFTSK; encoded by the coding sequence ATGCTCCACATCAACACTTCCACTTTCCACCCAGACACCTTTTTCCTTACAGGCATCCCAGGACTTGAGGATGCCCATGTCTGGATCTCCTTGcctttttgcttcatttacttaATGGCTCTGCTGGGCAATGCTACCATTTTGCTGATTATCTGGTCTGACTGTACTCTGCGAGACCACATGTTCTACTTTCTAGCCATCTTATCTGCCATAGATCTGGCCCTCTCCACATCCGCAGTGCCCCGGATGCTGGGTATCTTCTGGTTTAATGCTCATGAAATTGGCTTTGGAGCCTGTGTGGCCCAGATGTTTCTGATACACACCTTCACAGGAATGGAGTCTGCAGTCCTGCTGGCAATGGCTTTTGACCGCCATGTGGCCATCTGTGCACCTCTCCACTACACAACCATCCTGATACCCTGAGTTCTAGCAGGCACTGGTGTTGGTATTATAATGTGCCCAGTTTTGCTTATGTTGCCCATTCTCTACCTAACTTATCGTCTGCCCTTCTGTGAGGCTCGAATTATTGCCCACTCCTACTGTGAGCATATGGGCATTGCCAAGTTGGCCTGTACAAGCATTCGGATTAATGACATTTATGGGCTTTTGGTGGCTTCTTTCCTCATTTTGGATGTGGCTCTGGTTGGAATCTCTTATGCCTACATCCTCTGTGTAGTTTTCCATCTCCCATCTAGAGATGCTCGTCACAAAGCCCTGAACACGTGTGGGTCACATGTAGGGGTCATGTGTGTTTTCTATACACCCTCCCTGTTCTCCTTCCTCACCCACCGATTTGGACAAAAAATTCCCCATTATGTCCACATCCTTATTGCCAATCTCTATGTGGTCATCCCACCTGCCCTCAATCCTATCATCTATGGTGTGAGGACAAAGCAGAGTCGTGAGCATGTGGTTCGTATTTTCACCTCAAAGTAG